The Spirochaetota bacterium genome contains the following window.
CCAAGCTGCAAATATACGGGCGAAACAAAAAAGCCCGATAGTGAAGCCGGCTGGTATGATGAATTCGGTGTGGGCTGGAAAAGCGAGCCGGGAGATATCGGTGCGATCAACACTGCTGCGCCGATCAAAAATATTGAAGATATTAAAAAATACCAATTTCCTGATGTCCAGACAGAGTACTCCTTTGACGAGGCAGTCTCGCAGATAGCAAAACTGAATGGTTCATCTTTTTTGGCAGCGAACCAGGCATCGGGCACCTTCTTCAACAAATACCGCTTCCTGCGCGGATTTGAAGACGGGCTTGTCGACATGATGATAAACCAGAATGAAGTCGAATACCTGCTTGACCAATTGCTCGAATATCAGCTTGCCCTTGCAAGAAAATATATTGCCTGCGGGGTGAATGCCGTAAATACCGGCGACGATGTTGCGCTGCAGAAAGGTCTTGTAATAAATCCCGATGTCTGGAGAAAACTTATCAAGCCGAGACAAAAGATATTAAATGACCTGTATAAGTCCGCCGGATTGTATGTCATCCATCACTGTTGCGGCGACTGCCGCAGTATCATTAAAGATTACATCGAAACAGGGGTCGATTGCCTGAATCCTATACAGCCGGAGACCATGCCGATCGAAGATCTTGCAGATGAATTCGGTTCCGATCTGACATTCTATGGCGGCGTCGGCGTGCAGGGCGTCATGCAGAATGGCACGCCGAAGGATGTCGACAACGCAGTAAAAATAACCATACGTACGCTTGGTGCTCACGGACGCTATATCATCGGCGCTTCACATACCATTCAGGATTGCATCCCCGTAGAAAACGTGCATGCCTATTTTGAGGCGGTAGAAAAATATAATCAATGACCTTTGATCTGAAATAATTCCGGGAGTATCTGTATGAGATCGAACGATGCCATTGCATTCCTGCATGACCATTCCGTATTCTGGTCAAAACTCGGGTTCTGCTACGACCCGCCACGCATGGACAAGATTGGCAAACCTATTGTGTTCTTCGAGAACTTTGACCGCTTTTCAAAATTCCACCGCGACTTTGCCGATGCAGGCGTAAAAATCCATACGTCAATACTGTTCAACGGATGGATAGGCGTTGACCGCTACGACTATGAGCTCACCGACCGTGTGCTCGACGCCGTACTCAAAGGCAATCCTGACATCTTTTATATCCCAAGGATAAAACTCAACGTTCCGCTCGACTGGGGAAAGCAGAACCCCGAGGATGTTTTTGTGTATTACAACGGCCCGCGCGCAAAGGAAGAGATACGCAGTCTTGTCGGAACCGAAAAACATGATTATCTCGGGTATGAATCGGCGAACGGTTATTATACCGCCGGGGGCTGGAACGATGATCGTCCGAATGTCGGCGGGCTCATCTCGAATCAAAGTTTTTCGTCAAAGAAATGGCTCTCCGATGCCGGTATTGCCTTGCAGCGTCTGCTCGATCATCTTGAGAACGGGCCATACGGTAATCAGCTAATTGCCTATCACATTGCGTATGGGGCATGCGGTGAAACCTGCTTATGGGGAAGATCAAGCGGTAAACACGGCGACTACGGCATCAACAATCGCAGGGCTTTTTTCGATTGGGGCATGACGCGGTACGGTTCGATCGATGCCATGAGCAGTGCGTGGAGCATGCCGGGCCTTGACCGCGAAAATTGCGAACCGCCGTCACCTGAACGTCGTCAGCACAGCTCCTCTGCATTGCGGGATTTTCTCCGAGCGGACGATCGCATGTGCATCGATCATGATCTCTTCATGTCCGATGTAAATGTGAATGCGATCGAACACTTCGGAAAACTCGTCAAGGCACATACCGGTAATAAACCTGTCGGATGCTTTTACGGATATATGCTCGAGTGTTTTAATGCGTCGTATTCCGGGTGGCTCGGTATTGAACGCATTTTAAATTCCAAGTACGTTGATTTCATTGCCGCACCGAAATCGTACCGCCGATGCGAGGCGGGAGAGAGCGGCGGCGAGATAGGGCCGGCGCAGTCGATCAATCGCCGTAAATTATGGATGGATGAACTCGATAATCGAACGCATATCGCGCATGGCGTAGGAAGAGAATTCCCGAGCAGCACCATGGATGAAACGCGCACCGTCATGTGGCGGGAATTTGCCAAAAATATGGCGCATGGCTCAGGTTTCTGGTGGATGGACCTCGGCGGCGGCTGGTTCGATTCGCCTGATATCATGCAGGAGATCGCAAAAATTGAAAAAACAGCGAATGATATACGCCGGACGAAAGGAGCAAGCATAAGCGAGATTCTCCTGGTGGTCGACGAAGAAACGCAGTATCACCAGAATATGAATCACACCTTCCATCAAATGCTCATGCAGGACTATGTGCGCGAGGCGAACCTGTGCGGAGCACCGGTCGATATGTATCGGCTGGCAGATCTTGAGACATTGGATATGAGTCAATATCGTCTTATTATTTTTTTGAATACATTCGTCATTGAAAATCGCCAATGGGCTTTGATCGAAGATCGGATCCCCACACAGGCGACATTGCTTTGGAATTATGCCCCGGCGGTTCTGGGGCCGAAGCTCTCGCTGCAGAACGCAAGGGAGATAACCGGGTTCACCTTTCAGGAACGCTCCGGCGCACGGCTGCCGATCACGCCGTCTGCGGATGGATTGCTGCATGACACAGGTGAGATGAACATGCCCGCGGACAGTGCGGTCAATTTCCCCTTACTGGAAGTGCTCTGCCCTCACGACGAAACACCGCTCGCACGGTATTTGGACGGTGGCATCGCCGTTGCTTCGAGGGTGAATACTGGGCGACGGCATATCTACTCTGCCATGCCGCTTATGAAAGCTGAACATGTGCGAAAGATCGCGGAAACATCCGGCTGTCATATGTACGCACCGCTCAATTGTACCGTATATGCCGACAGCCGATTCATCGCCGTTTTTCCAAAAGTCACCATCGATGATGAACTCCGGCTGAAAGAACCTTCCCGTATGATCGAAGTCATAAGCGGCACACGCACGGAAACGAATGAAAAAATACCGCTTACTATGCAGCCGAAAAGTGCAGGTTTCTATATCCGATGAAAGTGTATCCAAGAAGCGATCCCGTACGCGGAAGATGAGAACGGGAACCGCAGCAAAGCCGGCTCACAATAAAAATATTCCGACGACAAGATAGAGCCCGAACAGCGCGGCGACCGTTGCGTAGATAGCCGTCCTCGCGAACGTCGTCATCGTGCTCGTCCCTCGAATAACACGCGGATACGCCCCGGCAGTGAACACCGCCGCCGCATACCCCGCCGCATGCATGAACACGATGAGGAACGCGCCAATGATGCTCGCCCTGCTCATGCGCATGGCTATCGCAACCGCCGGTGCGAGGAAGAGGAACGTGAAACGCCCGAAGGTGAGCCAGTAGAAGAAGCCGAGAAGGAATGTCGCGAGCGTACCGGTACGCTTCGCCGAGATGAGCCCTCTTCGCTCTATAAAGCGTGCTGCAATGAAGCCGATGATGATGCAGAGCATGCCCGCGGCGAATGCACCGTATACCGTTCTCGCGTACGGAATGAACGAAGCGAGAACGATAAGCCCACCCGACATGAATCCGGTGACAAGCACGCCGGCACCGAAAATGAATGCCGGTCGTACGGCGACACGCTCATGATCGATGCCGCCGATGATGCCGACCACGGACGATATGGCGGCGAGATGACGCACGCCGTGTACGAGGGCTGAGCAGAGACCCCAAATGAACGCGGCGGTCAGCGACGGCGCAAGGGAGTATATCTGTTGTATGTTTTCGATCATGACATCAATAGTATCTCAATTTCAATCCGCTGACAATAGCAGGATCATACGCGGGCGTGAACGACCGCTACTCCCGCAAGAAGAACACGCTTCGCCGTAAACGGCTCGCGTGCCATTATCCCGTCATAATGGAATAGAATACCACACAAGCCGATGGCCTTCAGGCCGTCGGCGCTTCCCTTGCCGTCAGCGCTGCCCTTCAGGGCTGCGCTTCGTAATCGGTCGGCACAAGAAATGTCGTATTACTCTTTCTCCGGCTTCTCCGGCATGAGTTTCTTTATCATCTCAGTGATCGATTCGATAGCCTTGGGATCGGTGATCGCGATCTTTCCGTCCTTGCCCGTGATGGTCGCCGTTACGTTCTTCATCATATCCGGTGTTACCGATGACATCATCCGCGCTGCGGCGTTCTGCATGGCACGCCGCCGTTCCTCATCGATCTGTTCGATCGCTTTTTGGATGAGATCGTTCACCGTCGAGACGATGAACTCCTCGAGCATGAGCTTGCGTTCCGGCGTCATGAGCGACGTATCGATGTCGATGCTTTTAAGCGAGAGTCTCGTCGACATGCGCGCGCGTACATGGTTCGCCGCGGAACTTCCTTCGATGATGCGCTCCTCGCCGTTCTGTACGGCATCACGAATGCCGCCGGTCAATGCGTTCAGGTTCTTTGCGATGTCGTCCAACATTATGTACCTACCAGGCCGGCGGTGATTGCACGAAGCGTTCGATGAGCGAGCCCGTGCGATAGAGCGCTTCCTTCGATATTTTATCGAGCGTATCTCCCTGCGTATGATGCCAGGCATACCCCATATCGATGATGTCGATGAAGGGGATGCCTTTCACCGCGAACGGTATATGATCGTCGATTATCTCGCCCGATGAGACTTTTACGAATTGCGAATATCCCATCGCCCGCGCCATGTCCCAGACAGCGGCGTACAGCGATGAGTATCGCGAATACGCGTATGACTCGTATCGATACACCGCTTTATCGCTCCCGATCATATCGAGGAGTATGCCGCAGTGCACCTTCGCTTTCGTCATATCGCTCCGTGCGGCGAAGGCGAGCGAACCCTGTATCCAGTCGGTATCGGTGAATGAGCGTGCGAATGAACCGTCATCTTCCATATCGAAGAACACGAGCATGACCGGATACGGCAGCTTTTTCCCGGGAAGCACACGCGCAAGCTCAAGGAGAACTCCTACCGCGCTCGCACCGTCATTCGCCCCTGCGATGGGGCCGCGCTTTGAGAGAAGCAGTTCCTTTTCCGCTATGCTCCGCGTATCATAATGCGCAGCGCAGATGATGTACTTCGCTCCCGCGCCGGGAATGACCGCGAAATAATTCTCGCCGCGTCGATCGGGGAAATACGGCGAGCGGAACGCATGTGTCTTCGGGGCAAGCCCGGCCTTACTGAGCGTATTGGTGATGTAACTTCGCAGTGAAAAATACGAGGTCGATCCGTAATGACGCGGACCCATATCGCATTGCGTCTTCACATGGGCGTATGCAACTTCGCCGGAGAACGACGCTGCGATAAGCGGCAGACAGAACGCCGCCGCGAGGAAAGCGGTGCGTATCATCCGTTCGCGGACACTTTCATGCGGTCGGCAAGTACCCGGCGTGCGCCGAGCTCGACTAACATCTGCACATCGAGGATGAAGCTTATCGTACCGTCGCCGAGTATGGTGGCACCGGCCACGCCGCGCGCGTTCGATATGCGGTCGCGCAGCGCCTTGATGACGATGTCCTGCTCGCCGAGGAGATTATCCACGATGAGCGCCACTTTCTTATCCTCGAACATAATGATGACCGCGTACATCGTCTCCGATTCGACGATGGTCTTTCGCGCGCCGATATTGAATATGTCCCTGAGCGCAACGGCGGATATGTACTCGCCGCGAAGATCGATGACGTTCATGCCTTCCACGTTGATGAAATCCGCGTTCGTAATGCGCATGGTCTCGACTATGCTTCCCACCGGAATGGAATAGAATTCCCCGCTCGCTTCAATAACGAGCGCTTCGATGATGGCGAGCGTCAGCGGTATGCGAAGCGTGAATACGGAGCCCTGCCCCCTCGCGGTCTCCACACCGATGCTGCCGTTGATCTTGTCGATGCTCTGTTTGACGACATCCATGCCCACGCCGCGCCCGGAGACGCTCGTGACCTTTTCCGCGGTCGAGAGCCCCGCATTGAATATGAGATCGATGGTCTCTTTTTCGGAGAGGCGCGCATCCTCGGCGATGAATCCTGCATGCACCGCGCTCTGGCGGACCTTGTCGAGGTCGATGCCCTTACCGTCATCGATTATCTTGACAACGATGAAATTCCCCTCATGCGAAGCGGAAAGCGTGAGCGTACCGGCGGCCTTTTTTCCCATGGCAGTGCGCACCGCAGCAGGCTCAATGCCGTGATCGATGGAGTTGCGAACAAGATGTATGAGCGGGTCGACGAGCATTTCAATGACGGATTTATCGAGTTCGGTGTCCTCGCCGATCATGACGAGCTCTATCTCCTTGCCGAGCTCACGCGAAAGGTCGCGCACGAGACGCGGGAAGCGGTTGAATATCTGGGATATCGGCACCATGCGTATCTTCATGACCGTTTCCTGAAGCTCGTTGGTCACCCGCGCGAGCATCTGATACGATGAGCGGAAGCGGTCGACGATGGTCTTGAGCGATACGCCCGCGGAGGACATCTGCTTGAGCATCTCGTTCAGGCGCTGGCTGTAGGCGATCTTCAATTCCTTCGCCGTCTTCTTATCGACGACACCGTCCAGCCGTGAAAGGAAATCGTTCATCATCTCGCGGAAGAACGCCTTGAACTGATTCGAAGCGATATTCACCTGATCGAGCGATGCGGCAAAGCCCTCATCATACCGCTGATAGGAGCTTTTATTGATGACGAGCTCGCCCACCTGATTGAGCATCTCATCGATGCGCTCGTTCTCCACGCGCAGGTAGCTCGCCTGGCGTTTCGCATCCTTATCCTTCTTCTCACCGGTATCCGTCGGGGAAGCGGCATCCACGACGGCGGCGGAATCTTCCTCAACGAGGATATGCTCCGTAACATCGGCGATGGCGCAGTAGCGCGAGACATCGTCGGCTGAGCGGTCGCAGCATACCAGATAGGTCACATGCGGATAGAACGTATCCGTTTCAAGTTCCTTGAGCGGCGGATTGGAATCGATGAGCGTGCCTATTTCCTTGAGCGCGACATAGACCTGCACGCCGCCGACCGTCTTCATGAGCGAATCGGCGAGGAACGACACATGCACGCGGTATATGTGCGCCCCCTTTTCGATGCAGGCGTTCATCTTCGCGCGCGCGGCATCATCGATGGGGACGGCGCGTTTCTCATGTGCCGCCGTATCGATCTTCCTCTCGGCAACCGGCGCACCCGACCCCGCGGCAAGACGCGCGCTCTTGAATTCCTCAAGCACCGCACAATCCGCCTTGCTGTCGCGCACGATATCCTTGCCGTCATTGGCGGTATGTATCATCTCTTTGAGGACATCTATCCCTTTGAGGAGTATATCCACCGTATCGGCATCGACCGATATCTTCTTTTCCCGAAGCGAATCGAGCAGGTCCTCGAAATGATGCGCATAGGACGCTATCGGCGTAAGATCGACGGCGCCGGCGCTCCCCTTGAGCGTATGCACCGCGCGGAAAATCTCGCTCACCGCGGCCATATCATTATGGTCCTTCTCAAGGACGAGGATATTCTCCTCGAGACGTTCTATCATCTCGAAGGCTTCGTCGAAGAAGTCCTTGCGAAGCGATTGGATGTATTCGTCGTCCTTAGCGCTCATGGCAGTAGTATATCCCAGTGTGTTTTAACCGTCAAGCACAGTGAATACAGTGTGCACCGAACATTCGTTCCTCGCACGAGGGAAGCCCCATTCCGTTAATGGGCCCACCACACATCGTTGAATCTCACCATATTCGTGGTCCCGGCAAAGATCCACATTTTATTGTTGAGAACCGCCGAGGCGGGCGATTGGCGTGCTGTGAACGCCGCGGCCACGGTCGTATTTTTCCAGGCGACACCGTCCGTTGAATACCAGATATCGTTCGTGACTCCCGTAGTACTCCCTCCGATGACCCACATCCTATTGTTAAATACAACGGCCGGCGAAAAGCGCACCGAAAATGCCGCCATGGACGTGACCAACGTCCAATTCGTACCGTCGGGCGTTGACCAGATGTCATTCGTTCCGGCAGCACCGACCAATCCGCCGATGAGCCACATCCGGTTATCATATACTACAACCGGATGGTAAGACCGGATCGCAAACCCTGCGTTGTTCGTCGCCAGCGTCCAATTTACGCCGTCGGATGAGTACCAGGCATCGTTCTTTGCTACCCCGTCGTTGCCGCCGACGACCCACATGCTGTTCTTGAACACCGCCGATGCAAAATATCTGCGGGCGGTAAATGCCGCATTACTGGTCGCCTGCGTCCAGCTTGCACCGTCAGTCGAATACCAGACATCATTCAGGTTGCCGGCATTATCCCCGCCGATGACCCACATCCTGCTATTGAACACGAGCGCGTTATGCGCGCATCTCGGCGGGAATGAGGCAGCGGCAGTCGCCTGAGCCCAAGCCGCCCCGTCAGTCGAATACCAAACGTCGTTCATTGTGACCGTATTACTCCCCGCGATTATCCACAGCTTCCCGTTATAGGCAAGCGCCGCGGTGTTTTGACGCGCTGAGAATGCCGCGGCGGCAGTCGCACGGAACCAGTTCGTGCCCGAGATGAAATTCGGGTTCGCTGGATCATAGGAATTCGTCCTGCCGATGGTATCGTTCATGCAGGAGATGAGTGCGAGTGAGATGGAACAGCCAACGATGATCATATATCTTTTTCGCATTTGCCAATAATACCATCAGACGGCATTCATCGCAACCGCACCAGCGGGAGAGTGTGTGACTTTCTATTATGGTAACGCAGCGAAATAATTGCAAAGGCCGGAATCAGCTGCCAGACACGAATTACACTAATTTCCACGAATCATTCGTGGTTATTCGTGCAATTCGTGTCTATCCCTCTTCACGCTCGATGACAGTGCCAGTGCGCTCGATTCAGCGTTACTCCTTTACCGTTCCAATCCGACTTC
Protein-coding sequences here:
- a CDS encoding uroporphyrinogen decarboxylase family protein, encoding RFPVMTWMSSFAQKKYIAHYGVSPDELWNLQNPNGSFQMPSCKYTGETKKPDSEAGWYDEFGVGWKSEPGDIGAINTAAPIKNIEDIKKYQFPDVQTEYSFDEAVSQIAKLNGSSFLAANQASGTFFNKYRFLRGFEDGLVDMMINQNEVEYLLDQLLEYQLALARKYIACGVNAVNTGDDVALQKGLVINPDVWRKLIKPRQKILNDLYKSAGLYVIHHCCGDCRSIIKDYIETGVDCLNPIQPETMPIEDLADEFGSDLTFYGGVGVQGVMQNGTPKDVDNAVKITIRTLGAHGRYIIGASHTIQDCIPVENVHAYFEAVEKYNQ
- a CDS encoding YbaB/EbfC family nucleoid-associated protein, with translation MLDDIAKNLNALTGGIRDAVQNGEERIIEGSSAANHVRARMSTRLSLKSIDIDTSLMTPERKLMLEEFIVSTVNDLIQKAIEQIDEERRRAMQNAAARMMSSVTPDMMKNVTATITGKDGKIAITDPKAIESITEMIKKLMPEKPEKE
- a CDS encoding M28 family peptidase, with amino-acid sequence MIRTAFLAAAFCLPLIAASFSGEVAYAHVKTQCDMGPRHYGSTSYFSLRSYITNTLSKAGLAPKTHAFRSPYFPDRRGENYFAVIPGAGAKYIICAAHYDTRSIAEKELLLSKRGPIAGANDGASAVGVLLELARVLPGKKLPYPVMLVFFDMEDDGSFARSFTDTDWIQGSLAFAARSDMTKAKVHCGILLDMIGSDKAVYRYESYAYSRYSSLYAAVWDMARAMGYSQFVKVSSGEIIDDHIPFAVKGIPFIDIIDMGYAWHHTQGDTLDKISKEALYRTGSLIERFVQSPPAW
- a CDS encoding chemotaxis protein CheA, with amino-acid sequence MSAKDDEYIQSLRKDFFDEAFEMIERLEENILVLEKDHNDMAAVSEIFRAVHTLKGSAGAVDLTPIASYAHHFEDLLDSLREKKISVDADTVDILLKGIDVLKEMIHTANDGKDIVRDSKADCAVLEEFKSARLAAGSGAPVAERKIDTAAHEKRAVPIDDAARAKMNACIEKGAHIYRVHVSFLADSLMKTVGGVQVYVALKEIGTLIDSNPPLKELETDTFYPHVTYLVCCDRSADDVSRYCAIADVTEHILVEEDSAAVVDAASPTDTGEKKDKDAKRQASYLRVENERIDEMLNQVGELVINKSSYQRYDEGFAASLDQVNIASNQFKAFFREMMNDFLSRLDGVVDKKTAKELKIAYSQRLNEMLKQMSSAGVSLKTIVDRFRSSYQMLARVTNELQETVMKIRMVPISQIFNRFPRLVRDLSRELGKEIELVMIGEDTELDKSVIEMLVDPLIHLVRNSIDHGIEPAAVRTAMGKKAAGTLTLSASHEGNFIVVKIIDDGKGIDLDKVRQSAVHAGFIAEDARLSEKETIDLIFNAGLSTAEKVTSVSGRGVGMDVVKQSIDKINGSIGVETARGQGSVFTLRIPLTLAIIEALVIEASGEFYSIPVGSIVETMRITNADFINVEGMNVIDLRGEYISAVALRDIFNIGARKTIVESETMYAVIIMFEDKKVALIVDNLLGEQDIVIKALRDRISNARGVAGATILGDGTISFILDVQMLVELGARRVLADRMKVSANG